Proteins encoded together in one Anoxybacillus flavithermus window:
- a CDS encoding Asp23/Gls24 family envelope stress response protein: MSEHVLEMENGHNGLGKVEIAPEVIEVIAGIAASEIEGVAQMRGNFAAGVVERLGKKNHGKGVKVDLTDRGIIIDIYCVMNFGVSIPTVSQKIQENVRQALLTMTGLETAEVNVHIVGVQFESSKQESEVE, encoded by the coding sequence ATGTCTGAACACGTATTGGAAATGGAAAATGGCCACAACGGTCTAGGAAAAGTAGAAATTGCACCGGAAGTGATTGAAGTCATCGCCGGCATTGCGGCATCTGAAATTGAGGGTGTAGCACAAATGCGCGGCAACTTTGCTGCCGGTGTTGTAGAGCGATTAGGGAAAAAAAATCACGGTAAAGGTGTAAAAGTCGACTTAACAGACCGCGGCATTATCATTGATATTTATTGTGTCATGAACTTTGGTGTGTCCATTCCAACCGTCTCACAAAAAATTCAAGAAAACGTTCGTCAAGCATTGTTGACGATGACAGGGCTAGAGACAGCTGAAGTGAACGTTCATATTGTCGGCGTTCAATTCGAGTCATCGAAACAAGAATCGGAAGTCGAATAA
- the nusB gene encoding transcription antitermination factor NusB has protein sequence MKRHTAREKALQALFQIDVGGIEPHEAVANVIEEETDPFMEMLVFGVVKYQKEIDDLLRQHLEKWTLERVANVDRSILRMAVFEMKYMDDIPLSVSMDEAIELAKVFGDEKSSRFINGVLAKIKETLS, from the coding sequence ATGAAGCGGCATACAGCAAGAGAAAAAGCGTTACAAGCATTGTTTCAAATTGACGTAGGAGGCATTGAGCCACACGAAGCGGTTGCGAACGTCATTGAAGAAGAAACAGATCCGTTTATGGAGATGCTTGTTTTTGGTGTAGTTAAATACCAAAAAGAAATTGATGATTTATTGCGCCAACATTTAGAAAAATGGACGTTAGAGCGTGTCGCAAACGTCGATCGCTCGATTTTACGTATGGCTGTATTCGAAATGAAATATATGGATGATATCCCGTTGAGTGTAAGTATGGATGAAGCTATTGAGTTAGCCAAAGTATTTGGCGATGAAAAATCAAGTCGCTTTATTAACGGCGTGCTTGCAAAAATAAAAGAAACATTGTCTTAA
- the folD gene encoding bifunctional methylenetetrahydrofolate dehydrogenase/methenyltetrahydrofolate cyclohydrolase FolD, which produces MAAQIINGFELAKEKRAQLAKEVEQLKREGIEPALAVILVGDHPASQSYVKAKQKACEEIGIRSVLLTFPNDISESFLLGQIARLNKDRSIHGILVQLPLPPQINELHVIEAIAPEKDVDGFHPLNVGRMMTGQQTFLPCTPYGILYMVQSLQVDITGKHVVVVGRSNIVGKPVGQLFLREHATVTYCHSRTNDLEAITRQADILIVAVGKPKLITSSYVKEGAIVIDVGVNRLENGKLCGDVDFDDVKQVASYITPVPKGVGPMTITMLLHNTVQAAREQHK; this is translated from the coding sequence ATGGCAGCACAAATCATTAACGGTTTTGAATTAGCAAAAGAAAAGCGAGCGCAGTTAGCAAAAGAAGTCGAACAGTTAAAACGAGAAGGTATTGAGCCAGCGTTAGCTGTTATTCTTGTTGGAGATCATCCTGCTTCACAATCGTACGTAAAAGCGAAGCAAAAGGCATGTGAAGAAATTGGAATTCGTTCTGTTTTGCTGACTTTTCCAAATGACATATCCGAATCGTTTTTGCTAGGGCAAATTGCTCGTCTAAACAAAGACCGCTCAATACACGGCATTTTAGTGCAATTGCCGTTGCCACCACAAATTAATGAGCTACATGTGATTGAAGCCATTGCGCCCGAAAAAGATGTCGATGGTTTCCATCCGTTAAACGTCGGACGAATGATGACGGGGCAACAAACGTTTTTGCCTTGTACACCATATGGTATTTTATATATGGTTCAATCTTTGCAAGTTGATATTACAGGAAAACATGTCGTTGTCGTTGGACGAAGTAATATCGTCGGCAAGCCGGTCGGTCAACTATTTTTGCGCGAACATGCGACAGTCACATATTGCCATTCCCGAACAAACGATTTAGAAGCGATCACACGCCAAGCAGATATTTTAATTGTTGCGGTCGGCAAACCGAAGCTTATTACGTCTTCTTATGTGAAAGAAGGAGCAATTGTAATCGACGTCGGTGTGAATCGACTAGAAAACGGAAAGTTATGCGGAGATGTCGATTTTGATGATGTAAAACAAGTAGCAAGCTATATTACCCCTGTGCCAAAAGGTGTCGGACCGATGACGATTACGATGCTGTTGCACAATACAGTGCAAGCAGCGCGTGAACAACATAAGTAA
- the xseA gene encoding exodeoxyribonuclease VII large subunit, whose product MRYVTVAALTKYIKRKFEVDPHLQDLWIKGEISNFTYHSRGHMYFTLKDEQARIQAVMFAGHNRQLTFKPENGMTVLVRGEISVYEPSGTYQVYVKEMQPDGVGALYLAYEQLKKKLEQEGLFAKEHKKPIPKFPQHIGVVTSPTGAAIRDILTTIRRRYPLAKVILFPTLVQGEQAPLSIVQSIQKANDIGYIDVLIVGRGGGSIEELWAFNEEIVARAIFASRVPIISAVGHETDYTIADFVADLRAPTPTGAAELAVPHVADLLSRVSDQQARLIRATKERLNAEQKRLQSLRSSYAFRYPKRLYEQKEQQLDILVDRLQRQMNDMLKQKEHKLQQLQLTLFAHHPQSRIEKAADCIRTLQQTIVRNMNDVMKQKKWSLVTTMTKLDALSPLKIMERGYSLAYDEQETLIKTVKQLQTGDRVQIRFQDGRAHCIVSNTEEENV is encoded by the coding sequence ATGAGGTATGTAACGGTTGCGGCATTAACGAAATACATTAAGCGGAAATTTGAAGTTGATCCTCATTTACAAGATTTATGGATTAAAGGTGAAATTTCTAATTTTACATATCATTCTCGTGGACATATGTACTTTACGTTAAAAGATGAACAAGCGCGCATTCAAGCCGTTATGTTCGCAGGGCATAATCGCCAACTAACATTTAAACCAGAAAACGGAATGACTGTGCTTGTTCGCGGTGAAATCTCCGTATACGAGCCAAGCGGAACGTATCAAGTATACGTAAAAGAGATGCAACCGGATGGTGTTGGTGCGCTTTATTTAGCGTATGAGCAGTTAAAAAAGAAACTAGAGCAGGAAGGGCTATTTGCTAAAGAGCATAAAAAGCCGATTCCGAAATTCCCGCAACATATTGGTGTTGTAACATCGCCAACGGGGGCAGCGATTCGCGATATTTTAACGACGATTCGCCGCCGCTATCCGCTCGCAAAGGTGATTCTATTTCCGACGCTCGTTCAAGGGGAGCAAGCTCCGTTATCGATCGTTCAATCGATTCAAAAAGCAAATGATATCGGATATATTGACGTGCTCATCGTCGGACGCGGTGGAGGTTCGATTGAAGAACTTTGGGCGTTTAATGAAGAAATCGTGGCGCGAGCGATTTTTGCCTCGCGCGTTCCGATTATTTCTGCCGTCGGACATGAAACAGACTATACGATCGCTGATTTTGTTGCGGATTTGCGTGCGCCGACGCCGACGGGGGCGGCGGAACTTGCTGTGCCGCATGTCGCAGATTTGCTTTCGCGTGTATCCGACCAACAAGCTCGTCTCATTCGAGCGACGAAAGAACGGTTAAATGCGGAACAAAAACGGCTTCAATCGTTGCGTTCATCGTATGCGTTTCGCTATCCGAAACGGCTTTACGAACAAAAAGAGCAGCAGTTAGATATACTTGTTGACCGATTGCAACGACAAATGAACGATATGTTAAAACAAAAAGAACATAAACTCCAACAGTTGCAACTGACACTGTTTGCACATCATCCACAATCGCGAATCGAAAAAGCGGCTGATTGCATTCGTACGTTACAACAAACAATTGTTCGTAATATGAACGATGTGATGAAACAAAAAAAATGGTCGCTTGTAACAACGATGACGAAGCTCGATGCGCTCAGCCCATTAAAAATTATGGAACGTGGCTACAGCCTCGCGTATGATGAGCAAGAAACGCTCATTAAGACAGTAAAACAATTGCAAACAGGGGATCGTGTTCAAATCCGCTTTCAAGACGGGCGCGCACATTGTATTGTTTCAAATACTGAGGAGGAGAACGTATGA
- a CDS encoding exodeoxyribonuclease VII small subunit: MTFEEAMNKLEEIVQKLEEGDVPLEEAIHFFQEGMKLSKFCHDKLQQVEKQMEFILREDGQLEPFTVQEE; the protein is encoded by the coding sequence ATGACGTTTGAAGAAGCGATGAACAAACTTGAAGAAATTGTGCAAAAGTTAGAAGAAGGGGACGTTCCGCTTGAAGAAGCGATTCATTTTTTTCAAGAGGGCATGAAATTATCGAAGTTTTGTCACGACAAACTACAACAAGTGGAAAAACAAATGGAATTTATTTTACGGGAAGATGGACAGCTTGAACCGTTTACAGTGCAGGAGGAATAA
- a CDS encoding polyprenyl synthetase family protein: MERLLRQYKEQIEQQLPTYIESLQAPQTIKEAMLYSLRAGGKRIRPLLLLSTLHAFRKPIGIGMSVACALEMIHTYSLIHDDLPSMDNDDLRRGKPTNHKVFGEANAILAGDALLTYAFQVVADDKTISSDVKVRLISELAKAAGPEGMVGGQVADLEGEGKTISLQQLEYIHRHKTGKLLQYSVRAGAILGEATEQQLTLLTLFAGHLGLAFQIRDDILDIEGDEQKIGKKVGSDIENDKSTYPSLLTLDGAKKKLCDHMKEARKLLDEAKIDASLLHYICDIVETRDH, translated from the coding sequence GTGGAACGGTTATTGCGACAATATAAAGAGCAAATTGAACAGCAGCTACCGACGTATATTGAATCGTTGCAAGCACCTCAAACAATTAAAGAAGCGATGCTCTACTCGTTGCGAGCAGGAGGAAAACGGATTCGCCCTCTTTTGTTGCTCTCAACGTTACATGCATTTCGTAAACCAATTGGCATCGGTATGTCTGTTGCCTGTGCGCTTGAAATGATTCATACGTATTCACTTATTCATGACGATTTGCCGAGCATGGATAACGATGATTTACGGCGGGGTAAACCGACAAATCATAAAGTATTTGGTGAAGCGAATGCGATTTTAGCAGGCGACGCGTTACTGACATACGCTTTTCAAGTAGTTGCAGATGACAAAACCATTTCATCGGATGTAAAAGTTCGTCTTATTTCTGAATTAGCAAAAGCAGCTGGACCCGAAGGAATGGTTGGCGGACAAGTAGCCGACCTTGAAGGAGAAGGAAAAACAATTAGTTTGCAACAATTAGAATACATTCACCGCCATAAAACTGGAAAGTTGTTGCAATATAGCGTTCGAGCAGGTGCGATATTAGGTGAAGCAACAGAACAACAATTAACGTTGTTAACATTATTTGCTGGCCATCTCGGTTTAGCGTTTCAAATTCGCGATGACATTTTAGACATTGAAGGAGACGAACAAAAGATCGGAAAAAAAGTAGGGAGCGATATTGAAAACGATAAATCGACGTATCCTTCTCTTTTGACGCTTGATGGGGCAAAGAAAAAACTTTGCGATCATATGAAAGAAGCGCGCAAACTTCTTGATGAAGCAAAAATTGATGCGTCGCTATTACATTATATTTGTGATATTGTCGAAACACGCGATCATTAA